A region from the Macaca mulatta isolate MMU2019108-1 chromosome 13, T2T-MMU8v2.0, whole genome shotgun sequence genome encodes:
- the GPR45 gene encoding putative G-protein coupled receptor 45 produces the protein MNRKSQLVLTKADVSPQDHSSAPEVHRHPGTCSRQTKNGSHRSAEGSPPGHFCPSSKGLSTMACNSTSLEAYAYLLLNTSNASDSGSTPLPAPLRISLAAVMLLMTVVGFLGNTVVCIIVYQRPAMRSAINLLLATLAFSDIMLSLCCMPFTAVTLITVRWHFGDNFCRLSATLYWFFVLEGVAILLIISVDRFLIIVQRQDKLNPRRAKVIIAVSWVLSFCIAGPSLTGWTLVEVPARAPQCVLGYTELPADRAYVVTLVVAVFFAPFGVMLCAYMCILNTVRKNAVRVHNQSDSLDLRQLTRAGLRRLQRQQQVSVDLSFKTKAFTTILILFVGFSLCWLPHSIYSLLSVFSQRFYCGSSFYATSTCVLWLSYLKSVFNPIVYCWRIKKFREACIELLPQTFQILPKVPERIRRRIQPSTVYVCNENQSAV, from the coding sequence ATGAATCGTAAATCCCAGCTAGTGCTCACAAAGGCGGACGTTTCTCCCCAAGACCATTCCAGTGCCCCAGAGGTCCACAGACATCCAGGAACATGCAGCCGGCAGACAAAAAATGGCAGCCACCGAAGCGCTGAGGGGAGCCCTCCTGGCCACTTCTGTCCCAGCTCCAAGGGTCTCTCCACGATGGCCTGCAACAGCACGTCCCTCGAGGCTTACGCATACCTGCTGCTGAACACCAGCAACGCCTCGGACTCCGGATCCACCCCGCTGCCCGCACCCCTGAGGATCTCCTTGGCCGCAGTGATGCTGCTGATGACCGTGGTGGGGTTCCTGGGCAACACTGTGGTCTGCATCATCGTGTACCAGAGGCCGGCTATGCGCTCGGCCATCAACCTGCTGCTGGCCACCCTGGCCTTCTCGGACATCATGCTTTCCCTCTGCTGCATGCCCTTCACCGCCGTCACCCTCATCACCGTGCGCTGGCACTTTGGGGACAACTTCTGCCGCCTCTCAGCCACGCTCTACTGGTTTTTCGTCCTGGAGGGCGTGGCCATCCTGCTCATCATCAGCGTGGACCGCTTCCTCATCATCGTCCAGCGCCAGGACAAGCTGAACCCGCGCAGGGCCAAGGTGATCATCGCGGTCTCCTGGGTGCTGTCCTTCTGCATCGCGGGGCCCTCGCTCACCGGCTGGACGTTGGTGGAGGTGCCGGCACGGGCCCCACAGTGCGTGCTGGGCTACACGGAGCTCCCCGCCGACCGCGCCTACGTGGTCACCTTGGTGGTGGCCGTGTTTTTCGCGCCCTTCGGCGTCATGCTGTGCGCCTACATGTGCATCCTCAACACGGTCCGCAAGAACGCCGTGCGCGTGCACAACCAGTCGGACAGCCTGGACCTGCGACAGCTCACCAGGGCGGGCCTGCGGCGCCTGCAGCGGCAGCAACAGGTCAGCGTGGACTTGAGCTTCAAGACCAAGGCCTTCACCACCATCCTGATCCTCTTCGTGGGCTTCTCCCTCTGCTGGCTGCCCCACTCCATCTACAGCCTCCTCTCTGTATTCAGCCAGCGCTTTTACTGCGGTTCCTCCTTCTATGCCACCAGCACCTGCGTCCTGTGGCTCAGTTACCTCAAGTCCGTCTTCAACCCCATCGTCTACTGCTGGAGAATCAAAAAATTCCGCGAGGCCTGCATAGAGTTGCTGCCCCAGACCTTCCAAATCCTCCCCAAAGTGCCTGAGCGGATCCGAAGGAGAATCCAGCCGAGCACAGTCTACGTGTGCAACGAAAACCAGTCTGCGGTTTAG